CAGTGAGATTAAAGGTCAGCATCATCGAATTTTCTGTGACGACAGCTTTTATAAAGAGCAGCCACATTTTTGGGAAGAACTGGCAAAAGGTCAGCACAAAAGTGGTCGCTTTCATCGCTTAGGTAAACATGGCGAAGATATTTGGATTGAAGCAACGTATAACCCTATCTTTGATGAACATGGCAAAGTCATTAAAGTGATAAAGTTTGCAACAAATATCACGGCGCGGGTGCAAAAAGCGCATCGAGTCGCACAAGCTGCCGAAGTTGCGCAGGTGACATCTGAGCAAACCGAGCAAATAGCGGCCCGTGCGAGTTTATTGTTGCAAGAGTCTGTCAGTACCTCTGGGCTTATTTCTAATCAAGTGCAAAGTGCGATGGCCGCAATAGCTCAGCTTAATGAACAGTCAAAAGGGATCTCGGCAATTGTCTCTACCATCAGCGCGATTGCGGAGCAAACTAACCTACTTGCGTTAAATGCAGCGATAGAAGCCGCCAGAGCGGGCGAGCAGGGAAGAGGGTTTGCGGTGGTAGCCGATGAAGTAAGAAGCTTAGCAGCACGTACTTCGCAGTCGACCAACGAAATCAATGATGTGGTAAATCAGAACGAAGTGTTAACTAAAGAAGCTACTGCATTAATGAATACGGTGTCTGAGAGCACGGAGCTCGGCCTTGCACAAATCGATGAAGTGAATAAAGTGATGAATGAAATAAAGCAAGGCGCAGAAAACCTCACAAATACGGTCAAAGGATTGTCAGA
This sequence is a window from Pseudoalteromonas piscicida. Protein-coding genes within it:
- a CDS encoding methyl-accepting chemotaxis protein, whose protein sequence is MNFFRKPNQEVENLTAELNRARALLSAIDEAVAKIEFTPDGQIAAVNRHFLAVVGYTEAEVIGQHHRIFCHKDYVNSSEYRSFWASLQRGQAQFGNFERFTKKGDVVWLDATYFPVEENGKVTRIVKIANDITAEKLTIKAQEAIANALNKSMATIEFTPEGVILDANTNFTATVGYKLSEIKGQHHRIFCDDSFYKEQPHFWEELAKGQHKSGRFHRLGKHGEDIWIEATYNPIFDEHGKVIKVIKFATNITARVQKAHRVAQAAEVAQVTSEQTEQIAARASLLLQESVSTSGLISNQVQSAMAAIAQLNEQSKGISAIVSTISAIAEQTNLLALNAAIEAARAGEQGRGFAVVADEVRSLAARTSQSTNEINDVVNQNEVLTKEATALMNTVSESTELGLAQIDEVNKVMNEIKQGAENLTNTVKGLSE